In a single window of the Paenibacillus sp. MMS20-IR301 genome:
- a CDS encoding Na(+)/H(+) antiporter subunit C codes for MELLMAVAVGILFTIGIYLILSKSLLRIVLGTSLMTHGVHLLLLTMAGLKKGAAPVLGTGADTYVDPLPQALILTSIVISFGVTAFFFVLAYRSYQVLGTDEMDSIKEEKE; via the coding sequence TTGGAACTCTTAATGGCGGTAGCAGTCGGAATCCTTTTTACTATAGGCATTTACCTCATTCTGTCGAAGAGCCTGCTGCGCATTGTATTGGGTACATCCCTGATGACACACGGTGTCCATCTGCTGCTTCTGACTATGGCCGGACTCAAAAAGGGTGCAGCGCCGGTCCTGGGTACAGGGGCGGATACTTATGTTGATCCGCTGCCGCAGGCGCTGATCCTGACCTCCATTGTCATCAGCTTTGGGGTCACGGCCTTCTTTTTCGTACTTGCATACCGATCCTATCAGGTGCTGGGGACGGATGAAATGGATAGTATCAAGGAGGAGAAGGAATGA
- a CDS encoding Na+/H+ antiporter subunit D has translation MSNLLVLPILIPLSTAVILIFCKEKIRLQRGISAVSGLLNILTALLLVSRVHTEGIQTLQMGGWMPPYGIVFVGDMFAVLLVMMASLVSFAILLYSFSSIGEKRERYYYYTFFHFLLVGVYGSFLTGDIFNLFVFFEVMLISSYALISLGGTRLQLRETSKYLLINIVSSTLFVAAVAYLYAAVGTLNMAHLSQRIAEAGQGGVLNVIAMLFLIVFSLKAGLFLFFWLPGSYSAPPFAVRALFGALLTKVGLYAIIRTFTLLFVNDTDFTQPWITWMAVATMILGGLGAVAYNDIPRILNYNVIVSVGFVIFGLAAGTPGSLNGAVFYLLHDMLAKALMFMLGGMIITAAGTERLAGMGGMIKKYPLIGWMFFILTLALVGIPPLSGFAGKLLIIRGALDAGMLALSLIGLGSSFLVLYSLIKIFRLAFWGNEPEKELPQVRLKHSSAVAACLLVLVILMGIGSEAIYTYVSQAGEVLSSPALYIESVMKE, from the coding sequence ATGAGCAATTTATTAGTGCTGCCGATTCTGATTCCCCTGAGTACTGCGGTTATTCTGATTTTTTGTAAGGAGAAGATCCGGCTGCAGCGCGGAATCAGTGCTGTCAGCGGGTTACTGAATATACTCACTGCATTATTGCTGGTTTCACGCGTCCATACTGAGGGGATACAAACCTTACAGATGGGGGGCTGGATGCCGCCCTACGGCATCGTTTTTGTAGGAGATATGTTTGCTGTACTGCTGGTCATGATGGCTTCGCTTGTCAGCTTTGCAATACTGCTCTATTCATTCAGCAGTATAGGAGAGAAGCGGGAGCGGTATTATTACTATACATTCTTCCACTTTTTGCTCGTAGGGGTGTATGGCTCCTTCCTTACCGGGGATATATTTAATTTGTTTGTTTTCTTTGAAGTGATGCTGATTTCTTCCTATGCGCTCATTTCACTTGGAGGAACAAGGCTCCAGCTGCGGGAAACATCCAAATATCTGCTGATTAATATTGTATCCTCAACACTGTTTGTAGCAGCAGTAGCGTATCTCTATGCAGCAGTGGGGACGCTCAATATGGCTCATCTGTCCCAGCGTATTGCTGAAGCCGGTCAGGGGGGCGTGCTGAACGTAATTGCGATGTTATTCTTAATCGTATTCTCTCTGAAGGCCGGACTGTTCCTGTTTTTCTGGCTGCCGGGCTCCTACAGCGCCCCCCCATTTGCGGTCAGAGCGTTGTTCGGTGCACTGCTGACCAAAGTAGGGCTGTATGCAATCATTCGTACATTTACACTGTTATTTGTAAATGATACAGATTTCACACAACCATGGATTACCTGGATGGCGGTAGCCACCATGATCCTTGGCGGCCTGGGGGCAGTGGCTTACAACGATATTCCGCGTATTTTGAATTACAACGTTATTGTTAGTGTAGGTTTTGTAATCTTCGGACTTGCTGCCGGGACCCCCGGTTCACTAAACGGCGCGGTGTTCTATCTGCTGCACGATATGCTGGCAAAAGCCCTGATGTTCATGCTTGGCGGGATGATTATCACCGCTGCAGGGACAGAGCGCCTAGCTGGAATGGGCGGCATGATCAAAAAATATCCGCTCATCGGCTGGATGTTCTTTATCCTGACCCTTGCCTTGGTGGGCATTCCGCCGCTTAGCGGCTTTGCTGGTAAACTTCTGATTATCCGCGGGGCTCTGGATGCCGGCATGCTGGCGTTATCGCTCATTGGTCTGGGATCAAGCTTCCTCGTGCTGTATTCCTTAATCAAGATATTCAGGCTGGCATTCTGGGGCAATGAACCGGAGAAAGAACTGCCACAAGTCAGGTTGAAGCATTCTTCGGCCGTTGCCGCATGCCTTTTGGTGCTTGTAATCCTAATGGGGATAGGATCTGAGGCGATATATACCTATGTATCACAGGCTGGAGAAGTTCTGTCCTCGCCGGCACTGTATATTGAATCTGTGATGAAGGAGTAG
- a CDS encoding Na+/H+ antiporter subunit E has protein sequence MMLQIVLNLLIAFLWMFMNNNISGGSFIVGYLLGIVLLLVMQKSRKQPFYLRRLWAVLKLLLIFARELTVSNFVVIGHIIRPKLNIRPGIFAYETALTSAWEVTLLSCLICLTPGTLTLDVSRDGTTLYIHAIDIKDAEEMASQIRKSFEQTILEVSRG, from the coding sequence ATGATGCTGCAGATCGTGCTTAACCTTTTGATTGCTTTCTTGTGGATGTTCATGAACAATAATATTTCCGGTGGAAGCTTCATTGTGGGGTATCTGCTTGGAATTGTGCTTTTACTTGTCATGCAGAAATCACGGAAACAGCCATTCTATCTTAGACGTTTATGGGCAGTGCTGAAACTTCTGCTGATCTTTGCCCGTGAGCTGACAGTATCCAATTTTGTAGTGATTGGTCATATTATCCGGCCGAAACTCAACATACGCCCTGGTATTTTTGCTTATGAGACTGCCTTGACCTCGGCGTGGGAAGTTACCTTGCTGTCCTGCCTGATCTGCTTGACTCCGGGAACATTAACGCTGGATGTCTCAAGAGACGGAACAACCCTGTATATCCACGCTATTGATATTAAAGATGCAGAGGAGATGGCAAGCCAGATCCGAAAAAGTTTTGAGCAGACCATACTGGAGGTGAGCCGCGGATGA
- a CDS encoding Na(+)/H(+) antiporter subunit F1: protein MNQPILTAALVILGLALLACVFRLLAGPTRSDRVAALDTIGIDVLAMIAVICMLLDTQDFLEIILVIGILTFIGTTALARYIERGIVMEEEGGDRNDT from the coding sequence ATGAACCAGCCCATATTGACTGCTGCTCTGGTAATTCTGGGGCTGGCGCTGCTGGCCTGCGTATTCCGTCTTCTGGCAGGGCCGACCCGTTCAGACCGCGTTGCCGCCCTGGATACGATAGGAATTGATGTTCTGGCAATGATTGCAGTGATCTGCATGCTGCTGGATACACAGGACTTTCTGGAAATCATTCTGGTAATCGGTATTCTTACCTTTATTGGGACAACAGCGCTGGCCAGATATATTGAACGCGGCATTGTGATGGAAGAGGAAGGAGGAGACAGAAATGACACTTGA
- the mnhG gene encoding monovalent cation/H(+) antiporter subunit G, which translates to MTLELIGKILVLLGAIFCGLSAFGLIRLPDVYLRSHAATKSATFGVLCVLGGAFLYFLFADGTISIKLLLAILFVFITSPVAGHLNGRAAYRSGVPLWRGSVRDDMKSSIEKDQ; encoded by the coding sequence ATGACACTTGAACTGATAGGTAAAATTCTGGTCCTGCTCGGCGCGATATTCTGCGGGCTCAGCGCATTTGGCTTGATCCGGTTGCCCGATGTGTATCTGCGCTCGCATGCGGCCACCAAAAGTGCAACATTCGGGGTGCTCTGTGTGCTGGGAGGTGCGTTTCTGTACTTTCTGTTCGCTGACGGTACCATCAGTATCAAGCTGCTGCTCGCGATTCTATTTGTCTTCATTACTTCTCCGGTGGCAGGTCATCTAAACGGGCGTGCTGCTTACCGTTCCGGGGTCCCTTTATGGAGGGGCAGCGTCCGGGATGATATGAAATCCTCTATCGAGAAGGATCAGTAA
- a CDS encoding alpha/beta hydrolase: MPHIEVNGTTLYYEVSGSGLPIVFLHDHSTSHRMFEPQADYFSKRAKVILFDLRGNGQSGKMDVEISRIVDTQCEDLKGLLDGLSITKAVIVACSSGAVLAHKFAYQYPERVMNMVLVDSYFHSNYTAAAGKVKEFLEICAWAAHYLPAEMFIRSLRITYNKWYEAYRILRGELLHERTTELIKQRLALRHTDSCGFALRLKIPVLCVSGNRNEWVLEQVKKAAARYSFARLAILEDAMYPSHLCQPEHFNRLLLEFLQDQHAFERSASGK, encoded by the coding sequence ATGCCGCATATTGAAGTTAATGGGACCACACTATACTATGAGGTGTCGGGCAGCGGTCTGCCGATTGTTTTTCTTCATGATCATTCGACCTCGCATCGTATGTTTGAGCCGCAGGCAGATTATTTCAGCAAACGGGCTAAAGTGATTCTGTTTGATCTGAGAGGGAACGGGCAGTCCGGTAAAATGGATGTGGAAATTAGCAGAATAGTGGACACGCAATGTGAGGATTTAAAAGGGTTGCTGGACGGGTTATCTATTACTAAGGCTGTAATCGTAGCTTGTTCGAGTGGAGCTGTTCTGGCGCACAAGTTTGCTTATCAGTACCCGGAGCGGGTTATGAACATGGTTTTGGTAGACAGTTATTTTCATAGTAATTATACGGCGGCAGCCGGTAAGGTAAAGGAGTTTCTGGAAATCTGCGCATGGGCGGCCCACTATCTTCCGGCGGAAATGTTCATCCGTTCTTTGCGGATCACGTACAACAAATGGTATGAAGCTTACCGTATCCTGAGGGGTGAGCTATTGCATGAACGGACGACGGAGCTTATTAAGCAGCGCCTGGCCCTGCGGCACACGGATAGCTGCGGGTTCGCGCTGCGGCTGAAGATTCCTGTTCTTTGTGTATCAGGCAACCGGAATGAGTGGGTGCTGGAGCAAGTGAAGAAGGCGGCGGCCCGATATTCGTTTGCACGGTTAGCCATACTTGAGGATGCGATGTACCCGAGCCACCTGTGCCAGCCCGAGCACTTCAATAGGCTGCTGCTTGAGTTTTTACAAGACCAGCATGCATTCGAGCGATCGGCATCCGGGAAGTAG